A window of Panicum virgatum strain AP13 chromosome 8K, P.virgatum_v5, whole genome shotgun sequence contains these coding sequences:
- the LOC120643950 gene encoding F-box/kelch-repeat protein At2g44130-like has product MRSPRGAAAAGRCGAQEHVDLIPGIPDDVAVDCLARVPHASHRALRRVCRGWRSAAAKPAFASARAAAGATEDLVYLLQFGNPSAADDDGAPKDGADAPPPSAPAYGVAVYNVTTGEWRRERGAPPVLPVFAQCAAVGTRVAVLGGWDPRTFEPVADVHVLDAATGAWRRAAPMRSARSFFACAEAGGKIYVAGGHDKHKNALKTAEAYDAGADAWDPLPDMSEERDECDGMATVAGDRFLAVSGYRTARQGGFERDAEWFDPAAREWRRLERVRAPPSAAHVVVRGRVWCIEGSAVMEWMGTRRGWREVGPYPPGLKAGTARAVCVGSGEKVVVTGALDGEGGRHALWVFDVRTKSWTVVRPPPEFAGFVFSVASVRI; this is encoded by the coding sequence ATGCGGAGCCcacgaggagcagcagcagccgggcgCTGCGGCGCCCAGGAGCACGTCGACCTGATCCCGGGCATCCCCGACGACGTCGCCGTCGACTGCCTGGCGCGCGTTCCCCACGCGTCCCaccgcgcgctccgccgcgtCTGCCGCGGctggcgcagcgccgccgccaagccggCCTTCGcctcggcgcgcgccgccgcgggcgccaccGAGGACCTCGTCTACCTCCTGCAGTTCGGCaacccctccgccgccgacgacgacggggcGCCTAAGGACGgcgccgacgcgccgccgcccagcgcgcCGGCCTACGGCGTCGCCGTCTACAACGTGACCACGGGCGAGTGGCGCCGGGAGCGCGGCGCGCCGCCCGTGCTCCCCGTCTTCGCGCAGTGCGCCGCGGTGGGCACCCGCGTGGCCGTGCTCGGCGGCTGGGACCCGCGCACCTTCGAGCCCGTCGCCGACGTGCACGTCCtcgacgccgccaccggcgcgtggcgccgcgccgcgccgatgCGGTCCGCGCGGTCCTTCTTCGCGTGCGCCGAGGCCGGCGGCAAGATCTACGTCGCCGGCGGGCACGACAAGCACAAGAACGCGCTCAAGACGGCCGAGGCCTacgacgccggcgccgacgcctgGGACCCGCTCCCGGACATGTCGGAGGAGCGCGACGAGTGCGACGGCATGGCCACCGTGGCGggcgaccgcttcctcgccgtcagCGGGTACCGCACGGCGCGGCAGGGCGGGTTCGAGCGCGACGCCGAGTGGTTCGACCCCGCCGCCcgggagtggcggcggctggagcgcgTCCgggcgccgccctccgcggcgCACGTCGTGGTCCGGGGCCGCGTCTGGTGCATCGAGGGCAGCGCCGTGATGGAGTGGATGGGCACCCGCCGCGGGTGGCGCGAGGTCGGGCCCTACCCGCCGGGGCTCAAGGCCGGCACGGCGCGCGCCGTCTGCGTCGGCAGCGGCGAGAAGGTGGTCGTCACGGGGGCCCTCGACGGGGAGGGCGGCCGGCACGCGCTCTGGGTGTTCGACGTCAGGACCAAGAGCTGGACTGTGGTGCGCCCGCCGCCGGAGTTCGCCGGCTTCGTCTTCTCCGTCGCGTCCGTCCGCATCTGA